GGAGGCGGCCGCCGGGATCGCGGGGTTCATCAAGGCGACGCTGGCGGTACAACGCGCGACGATCCCGCCGAATCTGCATTTCTCGCAATGGAATCCAGCTATCGATGCCGCGTCGACCAGGTTTTTCGTTCCCACGCAGAACTCCCCGTGGCCAACCGCGGAGGGGCCGCGCCGGGCGGCGGTGTCGTCGTTCGGATTGGGCGGGACGAACGCACACGTGATCATCGAGCAAGGTAGCGAGCTGGCTCCGGTATCCGAAGGCGGCGAGGACACCGGGGTGTCGACGTTGGTGGTGACGGGTAAGACGGCCCAGCGGATGGCCGCGACGGCGCAGGTGCTGGCCGACTGGATGGAAGGTCCGGGCGCCGAGGTGGCCGTAGCTGATGTCGCCCACACGGTCAACCATCACCGGGCCCGCCAAGCCACGTTCGGCACCGTCGTAGCCCGTGACCGCGCCCAGGCGATAGCCGGACTGCGCGCGCTGGCCGCCGGCCAACACGCTCCCGGAGTGGTGAGCCACCAGGACGGTTCGCCGGGGCCGGGCACCGTATTCGTCTACTCCGGCCGCGGCTCGCAGTGGGCCGGGATGGGTCGCCAATTGTTGGCCGACGAGCCGGCTTTCGCCGCCGCGGTCGCCGAGCTGGAACCGGTGTTTGTCGAGCAAGCCGGCTTCTCGCTGCGCGACGTGATCGCCACCGGCAAGGAGCTAGTCGGTATCGAGCAGATCCAGCTTGGCCTGATCGGCATGCAACTGACATTGACTGAGCTATGGCGCTCCTACGGGGTGCAGCCCGACCTGGTGATCGGCCACTCCATGGGCGAGGTGGCCGCCGCCGTGGTCGCCGGAGCGCTGACTCCGGCCGAGGGTCTGCGGGTGACCGCCACCCGCGCACGGTTGATGGCGCCATTGTCCGGCCAGGGCGGCATGGCACTGCTGGGACTCGATGCTGCGGCCACCGAAGCGTTAATCGCGGACTACCCGCAGGTGACAGTGGGGATCTACAACTCGCCGCGGCAGACCGTGATCGCCGGGCCGACCGAACAAATCGATGAGTTGATCGCCCGGGTGCGCGCGCAAAACCGGTTTGCCAGTCGGGTCAATATCGAAGTCGCCCCGCACAATCCGGCCATGGATGCGCTGCAGCCGGCGATGCGTTCGGAGCTGGCCGATCTGACCCCACGGACCCCCACCATCGGAATCATCTCCACCACCTACGCAGACTTGCACACCCAACCGATCTTCGACGCCGAACACTGGGCCACCAACATGCGCAACCCCGTGCGCTTCCAGCAGGCCATCGCTTCCGCCGGTAGCGGCGCCGACGGCGCCTACCACACCTTCATCGAGATCAGCGCACACCCGCTGCTGACCCAGGCGATTGCCGACACCTTGGAAGACGCGCACCGCCCAACCAAGTCCGCAGCGAAATACTTGAGCATTGGCACCTTGCAGCGTGATGCCGATGACACGGTCACCTTCCGCACCAACCTCTACACCGCCGACATCGCCCACCCACCGCATACCTGTCACCCGCCCGAGCCGCACCCCACCATCCCCACCACACCCTGGCAACACACCCACCACTGGATCGCCACCACGCACCCGAGCACGGCAGCGCCAGAAGATCCGGGCAGCAATAAGGTTGTGGTGAACGGACAATCGACATCCGAGAGCCGTGCGCTCGAAGACTGGTGCCACCAGCTGGCCTGGCCGATCCGCCCGGCAGTCAGCGCCGACCCGCCCAGCACCGCCGCCTGGCTCGTGGTGGCAGACAACGAACTCTGCCACGAGCTGGCCCGTGCGGCCGATTCTCGGGTAGACAGCCTCTCGCCGCCGGCGCTCGCAGCAGGCAGCGATCCGGCCGCACTGCTCGACGCGCTGCGCGGTGTGGACAACGTGCTCTACGCTCCACCCGTCCCCGGTGAACTCCTCGATATTGAATCGGCCTACCAGGTTTTCCACGCAACGCGACGGCTAGCCGCCGCGATGGTCGCCAGCAGCGCCACGGCTATTTCCCCGCCGAAGTTGTTCATCATGACCCGCAACGCCCAGCCCATCTCGGAAGGCGACCGAGCCAACCCTGGCCACGCTGTGCTGTGGGGTCTCGGCCGGTCGCTGGCACTAGAGCATCCTGAAATCTGGGGCGGCATAATCGATCTCGACGATTCGATGCCCGCAGAGCTGGCCGTGCGGCATGTGCTGACTGCAGCCCACGGTACCGACGGGGAGGATCAGGTCGTATACCGGTCGGGCGCACGCCATGTACCCCGGCTGCAGAGGCGAACTCTTCCGGGGAAACCGGTCACGTTGAATGCCGACGCCAGCCAGCTCGTCATCGGTGCGACCGGCAACATCGGACCGCATCTCATCCGACAGCTCGCGCGGATGGGGGCTAAGACAATCGTCGCGATGGCTCGCAAGCCCGGCGCGCTCGACGAGTTGACCCAATGTCTCGCTGCGACCGGAACAGATCTCATCGCGGTGGCCGCCGATGCGACCGATCCCGCCGCCATGCAAACCCTGTTCGACCGATTCGGCACGGAGCTACCGCCACTGGAGGGAATCTATCTGGCGGCCTTTGCGGGCCGCCCAGCGCTGCTGAGCGAGATGACCGACGACGACGTGACCACCATGTTTCGTCCCAAGTTGGACGCCTTGGCGTTGTTGCACCGACGGTCACTGAAGAGCCCAGTGCGCCACTTCGTTTTGTTCTCTTCGGTGTCAGGTCTGCTGGGTTCTCGATGGCTCGCCCATTACACCGCGACCAGCGCCTTCCTGGACAGCTTCGCCGGCGCGCGTCGCACCATGGGCCTGCCGGCCACCGTCGTCGACTGGGGACTGTGGAAGTCGCTGGCCGATGTGCAAAAAGACGCGACTCAAATCAGCGCGGAATCCGGGCTGCAACCCATGGCTGACGAGGTGGCCATCGGCGCGCTACCGCTGGTGATGAACCCCGATGCGGCAGTCGCGACCGTGGTGGTTGCCGCGGACTGGCCCTTGTTGGCCGCGGCATATCGAACGCGGGGAGCCCTTCGCATAGTCGACGACCTGTTGCCGGCACCGGAAGACGTCGGGAAGGGCGAAAGCGAATTCCGCACATCGTTGCGTAGCTGCCCGGCGGAGAAACGACGGGACATGTTGTTCGACCATGTGGGCGCCTTGGCCGCCACGGTGATGGGAATGCCGCCCACGGAGCCGCTCGATCCGTCGGCCGGCTTCTTCCAACTCGGCATGGACTCGCTAATGAGCGTGACACTTCAGCGGGCGTTGTCGGAAAGCCTGGGCGAGTTCTTGCCGGCGTCCGTGGTTTTCGACTATCCGACCGTTTACAGCCTCACCGACTACCTGGCCACCGTCCTGCCTGAGCTCCTCGAAATTGGGGCAACCGCAGTCGCAACCCAGCAAGCCACCGACTCCTACCACGAACTGACCGAAGCCGAGTTGTTGGAACAACTTTCGGAACGACTAAGAGGAACACAATGACCGCAGCGACACCAGATCGCCGAGCGATCATCACCGAGGCGCTGCACAAGATCGATGATCTCACGGCGCGCCTGGAAATCGCCGAAAAATCCAGCAGCGAACCGATCGCGGTGATCGGCATGGGTTGCCGGTTCCCGGGCGGGGTCAACAACCCCGAACAGTTCTGGGATTTGTTGTGCGCCGGCCGAAGCGGCATCGTCCGGGTTCCCGCGCAGCGGTGGGACGCCGACGCCTACTACTGTGATGATCACACCGTGCCGGGGACCATCTGCAGCACCGAAGGCGGTTTTCTCACCAGCTGGCAGCCAGATGAGTTCGATGCGGAGTTCTTCTCAATCTCCCCGCGCGAAGCGGCGGCGATGGACCCGCAGCAGCGATTGTTGATTGAAGTTGCGTGGGAAGCGCTAGAAGACGCGGGCGTCCCGCAACACACCATTCGCGGTACGCAAACCTCGGTATTCGTCGGTGTCACCGCCTACGACTACATGCTCACGCTGGCGGGCCGGCTACGACCTGTTGACCTCGACGCGTACATCCCAACCGGGAACTCGGCGAACTTCGCCGCCGGACGGCTGGCCTACATCCTCGGGGCACGCGGACCCGCGGTGGTCATCGACACGGCCTGCTCATCGTCGTTGGTGGCGGTGCACCTGGCATGCCAGAGCCTGCGCGGGCGGGAAAGCGATATGGCGTTGGTGGGTGGAACCAACCTTTTGCTGAGCCCGGGACCCAGCATCGCTTGCTCGCGATGGGGGATGCTGTCACCGGAGGGGCGGTGCAAGACCTTCGATGCGTCCGCCGATGGATACGTGCGCGGCGAGGGTGCCGCGGTGGTGGTGCTCAAGCGGCTGGATGACGCGGTGCGCGACGGCAACCGCATTCTTGCCGTGGTACGCGGTTCGGCGGTCAACCAGGACGGTGCCAGCAGCGGAGTGACCGTTCCCAACGGGCCAGCGCAACAGGCGTTGCTCGCCAAAGCATTGACGTCGTCGAAGTTGACAGCGGCCGATATCGACTACGTCGAGGCCCATGGAACTGGTACTCCGCTGGGCGACCCGATCGAACTCGATTCACTGAGTAAGGTTTTCAGCGATCGAGCGGGTTCGGATCAGTTGGTGATTGGATCGGTGAAGACCAATCTCGGTCACCTGGAAGCGGCGGCCGGTGTCGCCGGGCTGATGAAAGCCGTGCTCGCGGTACACAACGGCTACATTCCGCGGCATCTTAACTTCCACCAGCTGACACCACATGCAAGTGAGGCCGCATCTCGGCTGAGGATCGCCGCCGATGGTATTGACTGGCCAACCACCGGTCGACCTCGCCGGGCGGGGGTGTCGTCGTTCGGCGTCAGTGGGACGAATGCACACGTGGTGATCGAGCAGGCACCCGATCCGATGGCCGCTGCGGGAACGGAGCCGCAGCGCGGCCCCGTTCCCGCGGTGTCGACGCTGGTGGTGTTCGGCAAGACCGCACCGCGGGTGGCTGCGACGGCATCGGTGCTGGCAGATTGGCTGGACGGCCCCGGCGCGGCGGTGCCGCTGGCCGATGTCGCGCACACCCTCAACCATCACCGGGCCCGTCAGACCAGGTTCGGCACGGTAGCCGCTGTCGATCGGCGCCAAGCGGTGATCGGGTTACGCGCGCTGGCCGCGGGTCAATCCGCCCCCGGGGTGGTGGCACCCCGCGAAGGCTCCATCGGAGGCGGCACGGTGTTCGTCTACTCGGGACGAGGATCGCAGTGGGCCGGAATGGGGCGCCAACTGCTGGCCGACGAGCCGGCATTCGCCGCTGCCATCGCCGAACTGGAGCCGGAATTCGTTGCTCAAGGCGGGTTTTCGCTGCGCGACGTGATCGCCGGCGGAAAAGAGTTGGTTGGCATCGAACAGATCCAGCTGGGACTGATCGGGATGCAGCTGGCGCTGACCGCGTTGTGGCGCTCATACGGCGTGACACCCGATGCGGTGATAGGTCACTCGATGGGCGAAGTGGCCGCCGCGGTGGTGGCCGGGGCGCTGACCCCGGCCCAGGGATTACGGGTGACCGCGGTCCGGTCGAGGCTGATGGCGCCGCTGTCCGGGCAGGGCACGATGGCGTTGCTGGAACTCGACGCCGAAGCCACTGAGGCGCTGATTGCCGACTACCCCGAGGTGAGCCTGGGGATCTATGCCTCCCCACGCCAAACCGTGATTTCCGGGCCGCCGCTATTGATCGACGAGCTCATCGACAAGGTGCGCCAACAGAACGGCTTCGCTACCCGAGTCAACATCGAGGTGGCCCCCCACAACCCGGCCATGGATGCACTGCAACCGGCGATGCGTTCGGAATTGGCCGATCTCACCCCGCAACCGCCGACCATCCCGATCATCTCCACCACCTACGCCGACCTCGGCATTTCCCTGGGTTCCGGCCCCAGGTTCGACGCCGAGCACTGGGCAACCAACATGCGCAACCCGGTACGGTTCCACCAGGCCATCGCTCATGCCGGCGCCGATCACCACACCTTCATCGAGATCAGCGCCCACCCGCTGCTGACCCACTCGATCAGCGACACCCTGCGCGCCAGCTACGATGTCGACAACTATCTGAGCATCGGCACCTTGCAACGCGACGCTCACGACACCCTCGAGTTCCACACGAACCTCAACACGACCCACACCACCCATCCCCCCCAGACTCCCCACCCCCCCGAACCCCACCCCGTGCTGCCCACCACCCCATGGCAGCACACCCAGCACTGGATCACCGCCACGTCGGCCGCTTACCACAGGCCCGACACCCACCCGTTGCTTGGCGTCGGTGTCACCGACCCCACTAACGGCACCCGGGTTTGGGAAAGCGAGCTCGACCCTGATCTGCTGTGGCTCGCCGATCACGTCATCGACGATCTCGTTGTGCTGCCCGGGGCGGCCTACGCTGAGATCGCGCTGGCGGCCGCGACCGACACCTTCGCAGTCGAGCAAGATCAGCCCTGGATGATCAGCGAGCTCGACCTTCGGCAGATGCTGCATGTGACCCCAGGCACCGTGTTGGTCACCACGCTCACCGGCGACGAGCAGCGATGCCAGGTCGAAATACGCACCCGCAGCGGGTCTTCGGGATGGACCACCCACGCCACCGCCACCGTTGCCCGCGCCGAGCCGTTAGCACCGCTGGATCACGAAGGACAGCGGCGCGAGGTAACCACTGCCGACCTCGAGGACCAACTGGATCCCGACGACCTGTATCAGCGCCTGCGCGGCGCCGGCCAACAGCACGGACCCGCGTTTCAAGGCATCGTGGGGCTGGCCGTCACGCAAGCTGGCGTGGCCCGTGCGCAAGTACGGCTACCCGCATCGGCCAGAACGGGTTCCCGTGAGTTCATGCTGCACCCGGTGATGATGGATATCGCGTTGCAGACACTGGGAGCCACCCGGACGGCGACCGATCTGGCCGGCGGCCAGGACGCCCGGCAGGGCCCATCTTCCAACTCGGCCTTGGTGGTACCGGTGCGTTTCGCCGGTGTCCACGTGTACGGCGATATCACCCGCGGGGTTCGCGCGGTCGGCTCTCTGGCCGCAGCCGGTGACCGGCTGGTCGGCGAGGTAGTCCTGACCGACGCGAATGGCCAACCGCTGCTGGTCGTCGATGAAGTCGAGATGGCGGTGCTCGGATCCGGCAGTGGCGCAACGGAACTCACCAACCGCCTATTCATGTTGGAGTGGGAGCCCGCACCGCTGGAAAAGACCGCCGAGGCTACGGGTGCCCTGTTGCTGATCGGTGACCCCGCCGCGGGTGACCCGCTGCTGCCCGCGCTGCAGTCGTCGCTGCGCGACCGCATCACCGACCTCGAGCTGGCATCCGCGGCCGACGAAGCCACGCTGCGCGCGGCGATCAGCCGAACCTCCTGGGACGGGATCGTTGTGGTCTGTCCGCCCCGAGCGAACGACGAATCGATGCCGGACGAGGCTCAACTGGAGTTGGCACGCACACGCACGCTGCTGGTCGCCAGCGTGGTCGAGACCGTGACGCGAATGGGTGCCCGCAAGAGCCCCCGACTGTGGATCGTCACCCGTGGCGCTGCACAGTTCGACGCAGGCGAGTCGGTCACGTTGGCGCAGACCGGCCTACGTGGCATCGCACGGGTGCTGACATTTGAGCATTCGGAGTTGAATACCACCCTCGTAGATATCGAACCGGACGGCACCGGCTCGCTGGCCGCCCTGGCCGAGGAGTTGCTTGCCGGTTCCGAGGCCGACGAGGTCGCCTTGCGCGACGGTCAACGCTATGTCAACCGGCTGGTGCCCGCACCCACCACGACCAGTGGTGATCTCGCCGCCGAAGCTCGCCACCAGGTGGTGAACCTGGACAGCTCGGGCGCTTCCAGGGCAGCTGTCCGACTGCAGATCGATCAACCCGGACGGCTGGACGCACTAAACGTTCACGAGGTGAAACGGGGCAGACCGCAAGGCGATCAAGTCGAGGTTCGCGTCGTCGCCGCCGGACTCAACTTCAGCGACGTGCTCAAAGCGATGGGCGTGTATCCGGGACTCGACGGTGCCGCGCCGGTGATCGGCGGCGAATGTGTCGGCTACGTGACGGCCATCGGTGACGAGGTTGACGGCGTCGAGGTCGGACAGCGAGTTATCGCATTCGGCCCTGGCACATTCGGGACCCATCTGGGGACCATCGCCGATCTCGTCGTCCCAATTCCGGACACGCTAGCCGACAACGAGGCGGCCACGTTCGGCGTCGCCTATCTCACCGCCTGGCACTCGCTGTGCGAGGTCGGGCGCCTATCCCCCGGCGAACGCGTGCTCATCCATTCCGCCACCGGCGGTGTTGGAATGGCGGCGGTCTCGATCGCGAAGATGATCGGCGCCCGCATCTACACGACGGCCGGTTCGGACGCCAAACGGGAAATGCTTTCCAGGCTCGGTGTCGAGTACGTCGGCGACTCGCGAAGCGTGGATTTCGCTGACGAGATCCTCGAGCTGACAGACGGCTACGGTGTGGACGTCGTTCTCAATTCGCTGGCGGGCGAGGCGATTCAACGCGGCGTGCAGATCCTTGCGCCCGGTGGCCGGTTCATCGAACTGGGCAAGAAGGACGTCTACGCCGATGCCAGCTTGGGCTTGGCCGCGCTAGCCAAGAGCGCGTCCTTCTCCGTGGTCGACCTCGACCTGAATCTCAAGCTGCAGCCGGCGCGCTACCGCCAACTCCTGCAACACATCCTGCAGCACGTGGCGGATGGCAAACTCGAGGTACTTCCCGTCACCGCATTTAGCCTGCACGATGCGGCCGACGCATTCCGGCTTATGGCATCCGGTAAACACACCGGCAAGATCGTCATCTCGATACCCCAGCACGGCAGCATCGAGGCGATCGCTGCCCCGCCACCACTTCCTCTGGTCAGCCGCGACGGCGGCTACCTCATCGTCGGCGGTATGGGTGGTCTCGGATTCGTCGTCGCGCGCTGGCTGGCTGAGCAAGGTGCGGGACTGATTGTCCTCAACGGACGCTCGGCCCCCAGCGACGAGGTGGCAGCCGCTATCGCGGAGCTGAACGCCTCCGGTAGCCGGATCGAGGTGATCACCGGCGACATCACCGAGCCAGACACCGCCGAGCGGCTGGTGCGGGCGGTCGAAGACGCCGGGTTCCGGCTGGCCGGGGTGGTGCACAGCGCGATGGTTCTCGCCGACGAGATCGTGTTGAACATGACCGATTCCGCCGCTCGGCGAGTGTTCGCCCCGAAGGTCACCGGCAGCTGGCGGCTTCATGTGGCCACCGCCGCGCGCGACGTCGACTGGTGGCTGACCTTCTCCTCGGCCGCCGCGCTGCTGGGCACTCCCGGGCAGGGCGCGTACGCCGCCGCCAACTCGTGGGTCGACGGCCTGGTCGCGCATCGGCGCTCGGCCGGACTTCCCGCTGTCGGGATCAACTGGGGCCCGTGGGCCGACGTTGGACGCGCGCAGTTCTTCAAAGACCTCGGGGTGGAGATGATCAACGCCGAGCAGGGGCTTGCCGCCATGCAGGCGGTACTCACCGCCGATCGCGGGCGCACCGGTGTGTTCAGCCTCGACGCGCGGCAGTGGTTCCAATCGTTCCCCGCTGTGGCGGGGTCCTCGCTGTTCGCGAAGCTGCATGACTCGGCGGCCCGCAAAAGTGGGCAGCGGCGCGGCGGGGGCGCGATTCGCGCTCAGCTAGACGCCCTCGACGCGGCCGAACGCCCAGGCCACCTCGCGTCCGCGATCGCCGACGAGATCCGTGCGGTGCTGCGCTCAGGCGATCCCATCGATCACCACCGACCGCTGGAAACCCTGGGACTCGACTCGCTGATGGGCCTGGAATTGCGCAATCGGCTGGAAGCAAGTCTGGGCATCACGTTGCCGGTCGCGTTGGTGTGGGCATACCCGACGATCAGCGATCTCGCGACCGCCCTGTGCGAACGAATGGACTACGCGACACCCGCGGCTGCGCAGGAGATTTCCGATACAGAACCCGAACTGTCCGACGAGGAGATGGATTTGCTCGCCGATCTGGTTGACGCCAGCGAGCTGGAAGCTGCGACGCGAGGCGAGTCATGACAAGTCTGGCGGAGCGCGCGGCGCAACTGTCGCCGAACGCGCGAGCGGCCCTGGCGCGCGAGCTCGTCCGTGCGGGTACGACCTTCCCGACCGACATCTGCGAGCCGGTGGCGGTGGTGGGCATCGGCTGTCGCTTTCCGGGGAATGTGACTGGGCCAGAGAGCTTTTGGCAGCTACTGGCCGACGGTGTGGACACAATCGAGCAGGTGCCGCCTGATCGGTGGGATGCGGACGCGTTCTACGATCCCGATCCTTCGGCGTCGGGTCGGATGACGACGAAATGGGGTGGTTTCGTTTCCGATGTCGACGCGTTCGACGCCGACTTTTTCGGAATCACTCCTCGGGAAGCCGTGGCGATGGACCCGCAGCATCGGATGCTGCTCGAGGTTGCCTGGGAAGCGTTGGAGCACGCGGGTATTCCGCCGGATTCCTTGAGCGGCACTCGAACCGGCGTGATGATGGGTCTGTCGTCGTGGGACTACACGATCGTCAATATCGAGCGCAGAGCCGACATCGACGCGTACCTGAGCACCGGAACCCCGCACTGTGCCGCGGTGGGGCGGATCGCGTATCTGTTGGGATTGCGTGGTCCGGCCGTC
Above is a window of Mycobacterium tuberculosis H37Rv DNA encoding:
- the ppsB gene encoding phthiocerol synthesis polyketide synthase type I PpsB, with amino-acid sequence MMRTAFSRISGMTAQQRTSLADEFDRVSRIAVAEPVAVVGIGCRFPGDVDGPESFWDFLVAGRNAISTVPADRWDAEAFYHPDPLTPGRMTTKWGGFVPDVAGFDAEFFGITPREAAAMDPQQRMLLEVAWEALEHAGIPPDSLGGTRTAVMMGVYFNEYQSMLAASPQNVDAYSGTGNAHSITVGRISYLLGLRGPAVAVDTACSSSLVAVHLACQSLRLRETDLALAGGVSITLRPETQIAISAWGLLSPQGRCAAFDAAADGFVRGEGAGVVVLKRLTDAVRDGDQVLAVVRGSAVNQDGRSNGVTAPNTAAQCDVIADALRSGDVAPDSVNYVEAHGTGTVLGDPIEFEALAATYGHGGDACALGAVKTNIGHLEAAAGIAGFIKATLAVQRATIPPNLHFSQWNPAIDAASTRFFVPTQNSPWPTAEGPRRAAVSSFGLGGTNAHVIIEQGSELAPVSEGGEDTGVSTLVVTGKTAQRMAATAQVLADWMEGPGAEVAVADVAHTVNHHRARQATFGTVVARDRAQAIAGLRALAAGQHAPGVVSHQDGSPGPGTVFVYSGRGSQWAGMGRQLLADEPAFAAAVAELEPVFVEQAGFSLRDVIATGKELVGIEQIQLGLIGMQLTLTELWRSYGVQPDLVIGHSMGEVAAAVVAGALTPAEGLRVTATRARLMAPLSGQGGMALLGLDAAATEALIADYPQVTVGIYNSPRQTVIAGPTEQIDELIARVRAQNRFASRVNIEVAPHNPAMDALQPAMRSELADLTPRTPTIGIISTTYADLHTQPIFDAEHWATNMRNPVRFQQAIASAGSGADGAYHTFIEISAHPLLTQAIADTLEDAHRPTKSAAKYLSIGTLQRDADDTVTFRTNLYTADIAHPPHTCHPPEPHPTIPTTPWQHTHHWIATTHPSTAAPEDPGSNKVVVNGQSTSESRALEDWCHQLAWPIRPAVSADPPSTAAWLVVADNELCHELARAADSRVDSLSPPALAAGSDPAALLDALRGVDNVLYAPPVPGELLDIESAYQVFHATRRLAAAMVASSATAISPPKLFIMTRNAQPISEGDRANPGHAVLWGLGRSLALEHPEIWGGIIDLDDSMPAELAVRHVLTAAHGTDGEDQVVYRSGARHVPRLQRRTLPGKPVTLNADASQLVIGATGNIGPHLIRQLARMGAKTIVAMARKPGALDELTQCLAATGTDLIAVAADATDPAAMQTLFDRFGTELPPLEGIYLAAFAGRPALLSEMTDDDVTTMFRPKLDALALLHRRSLKSPVRHFVLFSSVSGLLGSRWLAHYTATSAFLDSFAGARRTMGLPATVVDWGLWKSLADVQKDATQISAESGLQPMADEVAIGALPLVMNPDAAVATVVVAADWPLLAAAYRTRGALRIVDDLLPAPEDVGKGESEFRTSLRSCPAEKRRDMLFDHVGALAATVMGMPPTEPLDPSAGFFQLGMDSLMSVTLQRALSESLGEFLPASVVFDYPTVYSLTDYLATVLPELLEIGATAVATQQATDSYHELTEAELLEQLSERLRGTQ
- the ppsC gene encoding phthiocerol synthesis polyketide synthase type I PpsC, whose product is MTAATPDRRAIITEALHKIDDLTARLEIAEKSSSEPIAVIGMGCRFPGGVNNPEQFWDLLCAGRSGIVRVPAQRWDADAYYCDDHTVPGTICSTEGGFLTSWQPDEFDAEFFSISPREAAAMDPQQRLLIEVAWEALEDAGVPQHTIRGTQTSVFVGVTAYDYMLTLAGRLRPVDLDAYIPTGNSANFAAGRLAYILGARGPAVVIDTACSSSLVAVHLACQSLRGRESDMALVGGTNLLLSPGPSIACSRWGMLSPEGRCKTFDASADGYVRGEGAAVVVLKRLDDAVRDGNRILAVVRGSAVNQDGASSGVTVPNGPAQQALLAKALTSSKLTAADIDYVEAHGTGTPLGDPIELDSLSKVFSDRAGSDQLVIGSVKTNLGHLEAAAGVAGLMKAVLAVHNGYIPRHLNFHQLTPHASEAASRLRIAADGIDWPTTGRPRRAGVSSFGVSGTNAHVVIEQAPDPMAAAGTEPQRGPVPAVSTLVVFGKTAPRVAATASVLADWLDGPGAAVPLADVAHTLNHHRARQTRFGTVAAVDRRQAVIGLRALAAGQSAPGVVAPREGSIGGGTVFVYSGRGSQWAGMGRQLLADEPAFAAAIAELEPEFVAQGGFSLRDVIAGGKELVGIEQIQLGLIGMQLALTALWRSYGVTPDAVIGHSMGEVAAAVVAGALTPAQGLRVTAVRSRLMAPLSGQGTMALLELDAEATEALIADYPEVSLGIYASPRQTVISGPPLLIDELIDKVRQQNGFATRVNIEVAPHNPAMDALQPAMRSELADLTPQPPTIPIISTTYADLGISLGSGPRFDAEHWATNMRNPVRFHQAIAHAGADHHTFIEISAHPLLTHSISDTLRASYDVDNYLSIGTLQRDAHDTLEFHTNLNTTHTTHPPQTPHPPEPHPVLPTTPWQHTQHWITATSAAYHRPDTHPLLGVGVTDPTNGTRVWESELDPDLLWLADHVIDDLVVLPGAAYAEIALAAATDTFAVEQDQPWMISELDLRQMLHVTPGTVLVTTLTGDEQRCQVEIRTRSGSSGWTTHATATVARAEPLAPLDHEGQRREVTTADLEDQLDPDDLYQRLRGAGQQHGPAFQGIVGLAVTQAGVARAQVRLPASARTGSREFMLHPVMMDIALQTLGATRTATDLAGGQDARQGPSSNSALVVPVRFAGVHVYGDITRGVRAVGSLAAAGDRLVGEVVLTDANGQPLLVVDEVEMAVLGSGSGATELTNRLFMLEWEPAPLEKTAEATGALLLIGDPAAGDPLLPALQSSLRDRITDLELASAADEATLRAAISRTSWDGIVVVCPPRANDESMPDEAQLELARTRTLLVASVVETVTRMGARKSPRLWIVTRGAAQFDAGESVTLAQTGLRGIARVLTFEHSELNTTLVDIEPDGTGSLAALAEELLAGSEADEVALRDGQRYVNRLVPAPTTTSGDLAAEARHQVVNLDSSGASRAAVRLQIDQPGRLDALNVHEVKRGRPQGDQVEVRVVAAGLNFSDVLKAMGVYPGLDGAAPVIGGECVGYVTAIGDEVDGVEVGQRVIAFGPGTFGTHLGTIADLVVPIPDTLADNEAATFGVAYLTAWHSLCEVGRLSPGERVLIHSATGGVGMAAVSIAKMIGARIYTTAGSDAKREMLSRLGVEYVGDSRSVDFADEILELTDGYGVDVVLNSLAGEAIQRGVQILAPGGRFIELGKKDVYADASLGLAALAKSASFSVVDLDLNLKLQPARYRQLLQHILQHVADGKLEVLPVTAFSLHDAADAFRLMASGKHTGKIVISIPQHGSIEAIAAPPPLPLVSRDGGYLIVGGMGGLGFVVARWLAEQGAGLIVLNGRSAPSDEVAAAIAELNASGSRIEVITGDITEPDTAERLVRAVEDAGFRLAGVVHSAMVLADEIVLNMTDSAARRVFAPKVTGSWRLHVATAARDVDWWLTFSSAAALLGTPGQGAYAAANSWVDGLVAHRRSAGLPAVGINWGPWADVGRAQFFKDLGVEMINAEQGLAAMQAVLTADRGRTGVFSLDARQWFQSFPAVAGSSLFAKLHDSAARKSGQRRGGGAIRAQLDALDAAERPGHLASAIADEIRAVLRSGDPIDHHRPLETLGLDSLMGLELRNRLEASLGITLPVALVWAYPTISDLATALCERMDYATPAAAQEISDTEPELSDEEMDLLADLVDASELEAATRGES